A single region of the Salarchaeum japonicum genome encodes:
- a CDS encoding rhodanese-like domain-containing protein, producing the protein MPATTTPDELAALLDADADAAILDTRPPESFDAWHLPGAANVPYKPNQPFPADALPDGLDTTDRVLTICAKGTSSRFLAEELDAAGYRDVSVVAGGMRDWSAVYETVPVVARSDLEIVQVQRRAKGCLGYVVADPRTEEAAVVDPTRHTERFRALADARDWEVVRVLDTHVHADHVSGGRRLADALDVPYHLGANARERDVTYEYEEIARNETVSVGGVSLKAVPTPGHTTDLTSYLVADAAVLTGDALFTDSVGRTELEFGDADADRGARLQHESLQRTLLALPDSLAVLPGHASVAADGTWSPTPPGQPVKARVGALRDRLPLLSLSEDAFVERLTASAPAKPPNYERVIAINRGRETVENETELTELELGPNNCAID; encoded by the coding sequence GTGCCCGCGACCACCACGCCCGACGAACTCGCCGCGCTCCTCGACGCGGACGCCGACGCCGCCATCCTCGACACGCGCCCGCCCGAGAGCTTCGACGCCTGGCACCTCCCCGGGGCCGCGAACGTCCCGTACAAGCCGAACCAGCCGTTCCCCGCGGACGCGCTCCCCGACGGCCTCGACACCACCGACCGCGTCCTCACCATCTGCGCGAAGGGAACGTCCTCGCGCTTCCTCGCGGAGGAACTCGACGCCGCGGGCTACCGTGACGTGTCCGTCGTCGCCGGCGGCATGCGCGACTGGAGCGCCGTCTACGAGACCGTCCCGGTCGTCGCGCGGAGCGACCTCGAAATCGTGCAGGTGCAGCGCCGCGCGAAGGGCTGTCTCGGCTACGTCGTCGCCGACCCGCGAACGGAGGAGGCGGCCGTCGTCGACCCGACCCGGCACACGGAGCGGTTCCGCGCCCTCGCCGACGCACGGGACTGGGAGGTCGTGCGCGTGCTCGACACGCACGTCCACGCCGACCACGTCTCCGGCGGCCGACGGCTCGCGGACGCCCTCGACGTGCCCTACCACCTTGGCGCGAACGCCCGCGAACGCGACGTGACCTACGAGTACGAGGAAATCGCGCGGAACGAGACCGTATCGGTGGGCGGCGTCTCCCTGAAGGCCGTGCCGACGCCGGGCCACACGACCGACCTGACGAGCTACCTCGTCGCGGACGCCGCGGTGCTCACCGGGGACGCGCTGTTCACGGACTCCGTGGGGCGGACGGAACTGGAGTTCGGGGACGCGGACGCCGACCGGGGGGCGCGCCTCCAGCACGAGAGCCTCCAGCGAACCCTCCTCGCGCTCCCGGACTCGCTCGCCGTGCTCCCCGGGCACGCGAGCGTCGCCGCGGACGGCACGTGGTCGCCGACGCCGCCCGGTCAGCCCGTGAAAGCCCGGGTCGGCGCGCTCCGCGACCGCCTCCCGTTGCTGTCGCTGTCCGAGGACGCGTTCGTGGAGCGACTCACCGCGAGCGCGCCGGCGAAACCGCCGAACTACGAGCGCGTCATCGCCATCAATCGCGGCCGCGAGACCGTCGAGAACGAGACCGAACTCACCGAGCTGGAACTCGGCCCGAACAACTGCGCTATCGACTAG
- a CDS encoding DUF1641 domain-containing protein — MAKPTTDVPDAALNVEPERPQEGEDALRSVLEEYGGDYADAIEYTDELEAVLETAILVIASADDDDVDKVTQSIVTLVEAGDALSTEGTVALAEGVGENSDDLADALDSVLALQQSGDLDELIEMAGVLSALDVDETTVAGLNRVLDAVGEAEEESEPAGPFALVGAMFDADIRAGLGYLLSVLRSQGSRLRSED, encoded by the coding sequence ATGGCGAAACCGACCACTGACGTTCCCGACGCGGCGCTGAACGTCGAACCCGAGCGACCGCAGGAGGGCGAGGACGCCCTGCGCTCCGTTCTGGAGGAGTACGGCGGGGACTACGCGGACGCCATCGAGTACACGGACGAGCTCGAAGCCGTCCTGGAGACGGCGATTCTCGTCATCGCGAGCGCGGACGACGACGACGTGGACAAGGTCACGCAGTCCATCGTCACGCTCGTCGAGGCCGGTGACGCGCTCTCGACCGAGGGCACGGTCGCACTCGCGGAGGGCGTCGGCGAGAACAGCGACGACCTCGCGGACGCCTTGGACTCCGTGCTCGCGCTCCAGCAGTCCGGCGACCTCGACGAACTCATCGAGATGGCGGGCGTGCTGTCCGCGCTCGACGTGGACGAGACCACGGTCGCCGGATTGAACCGCGTGCTCGACGCGGTCGGGGAGGCCGAGGAGGAATCGGAGCCGGCGGGGCCGTTCGCGCTCGTCGGCGCGATGTTCGACGCGGACATCCGCGCCGGACTCGGCTACCTCCTCTCCGTGCTCCGCTCGCAGGGGAGTCGCCTCCGCTCCGAGGACTGA
- the fdhF gene encoding formate dehydrogenase subunit alpha: MTNLDERTTDDEEQKEGVAGFMQGARKKALSNVEHVAEGTAAGTLPEGKLFDIATTIGDKRLEDLTVEDTTCGYCAVGCRFDVYTDGDEVLATRPTEPEKSPVNGISTCVKGKFTYDFVDSEGRLTTPLVRDENGEFREASWDEAYERVVEGFQDIKEEYGGSAMSMIASSKATNEENYLMGKFARQVLGTNTVDNCNRLCHSSTVAGLARTYGYGAASVSTEDFEQADAIFLTGSNTTEAHPVLATRIKQHVKDGKELVVFDPREVQIAEYATQYTEVRPGFDQVWINGLVRYIIENDLYDEEFVEERTRGIDQVREAVQEFTPDYVEEVTGVTPEELKSAAETITSNDRVVFGWTLGLTEHSHGTENIMAMANLAAITGNLGKPGTGVSPFRGQNNVQGGGGDMGPLPDNFPGYQSITDEENRKKFEEAWDCEIDPEPGFYTTEMFLAANEDELQGMYCIGENPSLSEPGSNHASEVLEEMEFLVVQDLFLNDTAKYADVVLPACSFLEKTGTFTNTDRRVQMVKQVIDPKGDSKTDWEILQDLANRMGREWDYDNTAEIMEEMRQLTPIYGGITQERVEEEGGLQWPCYDLDHPGTERLYTEEFNTEDGLAHLQAVGYNEPGELPDEDYPLSLTTGRVLYQYHTGTMTHPEEGIQGYNDRDFVEINPEDAADYGIEDGDLVTLESRRGEITVPAQVTARIGSGTVFAPIHFAETCVNKLTDSERLDPHARTPEFKVSAVRVTPVEGEPDVDFETREPVSGDD, from the coding sequence ATGACGAACTTGGACGAACGCACCACGGACGACGAGGAACAGAAGGAGGGCGTCGCCGGCTTCATGCAGGGCGCCCGGAAGAAGGCGCTGTCGAACGTCGAGCACGTCGCCGAGGGGACGGCCGCGGGAACGCTCCCCGAGGGGAAGCTGTTCGACATCGCGACCACCATCGGCGATAAGCGCCTCGAAGACCTCACCGTCGAGGACACGACCTGCGGCTACTGCGCGGTCGGCTGTCGGTTCGACGTGTACACGGACGGCGACGAAGTGCTCGCCACCCGGCCCACGGAACCCGAGAAGTCGCCGGTGAACGGCATTTCGACGTGCGTGAAGGGGAAGTTCACGTACGACTTCGTGGACTCCGAGGGCCGGCTGACGACGCCGCTCGTCCGCGACGAGAACGGCGAGTTCCGCGAAGCCTCCTGGGACGAGGCCTACGAGCGCGTCGTCGAGGGCTTCCAGGACATCAAGGAGGAGTACGGCGGCTCCGCGATGAGCATGATCGCGTCCTCGAAGGCGACGAACGAGGAGAACTACCTGATGGGGAAGTTCGCCCGACAGGTCTTGGGGACGAACACCGTCGACAACTGCAACCGGCTCTGTCACTCCTCGACGGTCGCCGGGCTCGCGCGGACGTACGGCTACGGTGCCGCGTCCGTCTCGACGGAGGACTTCGAGCAGGCGGACGCCATCTTCCTCACCGGGTCGAACACGACCGAAGCCCACCCCGTGCTCGCGACGCGCATCAAGCAGCACGTCAAGGACGGGAAGGAGCTCGTCGTCTTCGACCCCCGCGAGGTTCAGATAGCCGAGTACGCCACCCAGTACACGGAAGTCCGGCCCGGGTTCGACCAGGTCTGGATCAACGGCCTCGTCCGGTACATCATCGAGAACGACCTCTACGACGAGGAGTTCGTGGAAGAGCGCACGCGCGGCATCGACCAGGTGCGTGAGGCCGTCCAAGAGTTCACGCCCGACTACGTCGAGGAGGTCACGGGCGTCACGCCCGAGGAACTGAAGTCGGCCGCGGAGACCATCACGAGCAACGACCGCGTCGTGTTCGGGTGGACGCTCGGCCTGACCGAGCACTCCCACGGCACGGAGAACATCATGGCGATGGCGAACCTCGCCGCCATCACCGGCAACCTCGGCAAACCGGGGACGGGAGTGTCCCCCTTCCGCGGGCAGAACAACGTCCAGGGCGGCGGCGGCGACATGGGGCCGCTCCCGGACAACTTCCCCGGCTACCAGTCCATCACGGACGAGGAGAACCGGAAGAAGTTCGAGGAGGCCTGGGACTGCGAAATCGACCCCGAACCCGGGTTCTACACGACGGAGATGTTCCTCGCGGCGAACGAGGACGAACTCCAGGGGATGTACTGCATCGGTGAGAACCCCTCGCTCTCCGAACCCGGGTCGAACCACGCCTCCGAGGTTCTGGAGGAGATGGAGTTCCTCGTCGTCCAGGACCTCTTCTTGAACGACACCGCGAAGTACGCGGACGTGGTGCTGCCCGCGTGTTCGTTCCTGGAGAAGACGGGGACATTCACGAACACCGACCGCCGCGTCCAGATGGTGAAGCAGGTCATCGACCCGAAGGGCGACTCGAAGACCGACTGGGAAATCCTCCAGGACCTCGCGAACCGGATGGGCCGCGAGTGGGACTACGACAACACCGCCGAAATCATGGAGGAGATGCGCCAGCTCACCCCCATCTACGGCGGTATCACGCAGGAGCGCGTCGAGGAGGAGGGCGGCCTGCAGTGGCCGTGCTACGACCTCGACCATCCCGGCACGGAACGCCTCTACACCGAGGAGTTCAACACCGAGGACGGGCTCGCGCACCTGCAGGCCGTCGGGTACAACGAGCCGGGTGAACTCCCGGACGAGGACTACCCGCTCTCGCTCACGACCGGGCGCGTGCTCTACCAGTACCACACGGGGACGATGACGCACCCCGAGGAGGGAATCCAGGGGTACAACGACCGCGACTTCGTGGAGATCAACCCCGAGGACGCGGCGGACTACGGTATCGAGGACGGCGACCTCGTCACGCTCGAATCCCGCCGCGGCGAAATCACGGTGCCCGCGCAGGTCACCGCCCGCATCGGGTCGGGGACGGTGTTCGCGCCGATTCACTTCGCGGAGACGTGCGTGAACAAACTCACGGACTCGGAGCGCCTCGACCCGCACGCCCGCACGCCGGAGTTCAAGGTGTCCGCGGTGCGCGTGACGCCCGTGGAGGGCGAACCGGACGTCGACTTCGAGACGCGCGAACCTGTCTCGGGTGACGACTAA
- a CDS encoding molybdopterin oxidoreductase family protein has translation MAEGTVCPLCAVGCRLDVGDDGDRAVGRTGPANPDGSLCAKGIRAPRVLDDPDRLTTPLVREDGDLVPASWERALDRAADGLQGVRAEYGADALAFLGAPHCTNEENYRLQKLARALGTNNVDNRARACHEEAAGALIERFGYPATTFAADDLDDTDLLLAVGANPAVQQPVFFDSFVRPAVNRGDATLVQVDPRENETTRLASHHVAPRPGSDARFLQAVCARLVERGDVDRDFLDERTTGYEAYADAVADIDPVSAAAETGVSADAVDAVADAVADADRVAVLAATGVENDGGATPNALLDLLALTGNVGRPGTGFGLLRGLNNEQGATDAGCRPDGLPGHAPLDDESARARLADAWGVAPPREPGLTEKEALPAFGEDVRGVLVVGENPGVSKRDEAEVAERLASLDTLVVLDVFESETTAHADVVLPAAVGLEKPGTVTSLDRRVQRLSPRADPPGDARSDHAILGGLGRRLAGDAFAGDVEDTARELAAVSDLHGGPDGERWPQGEDTLYTESFATADGRARFVEPSFEASRIPEGAFALVVASRAGGFGMEAGDDRLRLNTEDAAELGVADGDRVAVSTVDGDATVDAVAHVTDGIRAGTVALHADAADPLVRAGATAVRID, from the coding sequence ATGGCGGAGGGAACCGTCTGCCCGCTCTGCGCGGTCGGCTGCCGGCTCGACGTCGGCGACGACGGCGACCGCGCGGTCGGCCGGACGGGCCCCGCGAACCCGGACGGAAGCCTCTGCGCGAAGGGCATCCGCGCGCCCCGCGTGCTGGACGACCCCGACCGCTTGACGACGCCGCTCGTCCGCGAGGACGGCGACCTCGTCCCGGCGTCGTGGGAGCGCGCGCTCGACCGCGCCGCGGACGGCCTTCAGGGGGTTCGCGCGGAGTACGGCGCGGACGCGCTCGCGTTTCTGGGCGCGCCGCACTGCACGAACGAGGAGAACTATCGCCTGCAGAAGCTCGCGCGCGCCCTCGGTACGAACAACGTGGACAACCGGGCGCGGGCGTGCCACGAGGAGGCGGCGGGCGCGCTCATCGAGCGGTTCGGGTATCCGGCGACGACGTTCGCGGCCGACGACCTCGACGACACCGACCTGTTGCTCGCAGTCGGCGCGAACCCGGCAGTCCAGCAGCCCGTGTTCTTCGACTCGTTCGTCCGCCCCGCCGTGAACCGGGGGGACGCGACGCTCGTGCAGGTCGACCCGCGCGAGAACGAGACGACGCGGCTCGCCAGCCACCACGTCGCGCCGCGGCCCGGGTCGGACGCGCGCTTCCTCCAGGCGGTGTGCGCGCGCCTCGTCGAACGCGGCGACGTGGATAGGGACTTCCTCGACGAGCGCACGACCGGCTACGAGGCGTACGCGGACGCGGTGGCGGACATCGACCCCGTGAGCGCGGCGGCGGAGACTGGCGTGTCGGCTGACGCGGTGGACGCGGTGGCGGACGCGGTGGCGGACGCCGACCGGGTCGCCGTGCTCGCCGCGACGGGCGTGGAGAACGACGGCGGCGCGACGCCGAACGCGCTCCTCGACCTCCTCGCGCTCACCGGGAACGTCGGTCGGCCCGGTACCGGGTTCGGCCTCCTGCGCGGACTGAACAACGAGCAGGGCGCGACCGACGCCGGCTGTCGGCCCGACGGCCTCCCCGGTCACGCGCCGCTGGACGACGAGTCGGCGCGCGCCCGCCTCGCGGACGCGTGGGGCGTCGCACCGCCCCGGGAGCCGGGATTGACCGAGAAGGAGGCGTTGCCGGCGTTCGGCGAGGACGTGCGCGGCGTGCTCGTCGTCGGCGAGAACCCCGGGGTGTCGAAGCGCGACGAAGCCGAGGTCGCGGAGCGACTGGCGTCCCTGGACACGCTCGTCGTGCTGGACGTGTTCGAGTCGGAGACGACCGCGCACGCCGACGTGGTGCTCCCGGCCGCCGTCGGCCTCGAAAAACCCGGGACAGTCACCTCGCTCGACCGGCGCGTCCAGCGGCTCTCCCCGCGCGCCGACCCGCCCGGGGACGCGCGCTCCGACCACGCGATTCTCGGCGGCCTCGGCCGCCGGCTCGCCGGTGACGCCTTTGCGGGCGACGTCGAGGACACCGCGCGCGAACTCGCGGCCGTGAGCGACCTCCACGGCGGGCCGGACGGCGAGCGCTGGCCGCAGGGCGAAGACACGCTCTACACGGAGTCCTTCGCGACCGCGGACGGCCGCGCGCGGTTCGTCGAACCGTCGTTCGAGGCGTCGCGGATTCCGGAGGGTGCGTTCGCGCTGGTGGTCGCGAGCCGCGCGGGCGGGTTCGGGATGGAGGCCGGCGACGACCGCCTCCGCCTCAACACCGAGGACGCGGCCGAACTCGGCGTCGCGGACGGCGACCGCGTCGCGGTCTCGACCGTGGACGGCGACGCCACAGTGGACGCGGTCGCGCACGTCACGGACGGCATCCGCGCGGGCACGGTCGCCCTGCACGCGGACGCCGCCGACCCGCTCGTCCGCGCGGGCGCGACCGCCGTCCGCATCGACTAG
- a CDS encoding beta propeller repeat protein, whose protein sequence is MSELPVSRRTALKGAGGAAIATLGAATVVNTTTAASDDGWTKVSSPTEKTLYGVSDTVAGPVAVGKTGNILHRKADGWEVVYNAGPATRSNSLRTAAVTDDGKRVWFAGSSGAMGTYDVETGMKTDYSAPHGMTSTWEAITVTGARDQETVYVANGSGEVLKGTTDSEGCLVWTNDSDELRLQKPGSGSTIPAIDARENGTDTVHAIDTSGNAFETADAGTTWTDVGIPDAQVAFYDTISYKQDGTEYVYVTGGTGKVYRLDCSCMRWTPIDLGSKALRGIDQVASGEKLIVGSNGVAYEAKAGGTWESADTGVTATLYEASLKDHYDSPSGTNVDVVVGSGGTILER, encoded by the coding sequence ATGTCCGAACTGCCTGTCTCACGGCGAACCGCGCTGAAGGGTGCCGGTGGCGCAGCTATCGCGACGCTCGGAGCGGCGACGGTCGTCAACACGACCACCGCGGCGAGCGACGACGGCTGGACAAAAGTGTCCAGCCCGACGGAGAAAACGCTCTACGGCGTCAGCGACACGGTCGCCGGGCCGGTCGCGGTCGGGAAGACGGGGAACATCCTCCACCGGAAGGCCGACGGCTGGGAGGTCGTCTACAACGCCGGCCCGGCGACGCGGAGCAACAGCCTCCGCACGGCCGCCGTGACCGACGACGGCAAGCGCGTCTGGTTCGCGGGCTCCAGCGGCGCGATGGGAACGTACGACGTGGAGACCGGGATGAAGACCGACTACTCCGCGCCCCACGGCATGACGAGCACGTGGGAGGCGATTACGGTCACCGGAGCGCGCGACCAGGAGACCGTGTACGTCGCGAACGGCTCCGGCGAAGTGCTCAAGGGCACCACCGACTCCGAGGGCTGTCTCGTCTGGACGAACGACAGCGACGAACTCCGCCTCCAGAAACCGGGGAGCGGCTCCACGATTCCCGCCATCGACGCCCGCGAGAACGGCACGGACACCGTCCACGCCATCGACACGAGCGGGAACGCGTTCGAGACCGCGGACGCCGGCACGACGTGGACGGACGTGGGAATCCCGGACGCCCAGGTCGCGTTCTACGACACCATCTCGTACAAGCAGGACGGCACCGAGTACGTCTACGTCACGGGCGGCACCGGGAAGGTCTACCGCCTCGACTGCTCCTGTATGCGCTGGACGCCCATCGACCTCGGGTCGAAAGCCCTCCGCGGCATCGACCAGGTGGCGAGCGGCGAGAAACTCATCGTCGGCTCGAACGGCGTCGCGTACGAGGCGAAGGCGGGCGGCACCTGGGAGTCCGCCGACACGGGCGTGACGGCCACGCTCTACGAGGCGTCCCTCAAAGACCACTACGACAGCCCGAGCGGCACGAACGTGGACGTGGTCGTCGGCTCCGGCGGCACCATCCTCGAACGCTAG
- a CDS encoding 2Fe-2S iron-sulfur cluster-binding protein, with the protein MSSHEPEPHSEFDVPPLTETIAPGTASDPDVTSAETATVTVDGQEVEVEAGSTLLDAVEEVETDEYVPALCHYDRQDIGPRSECRTCMVETDEGVVPACSTPAEDGLDVSTDAAPASEARDVNLDLVLSDHNLRCTTCGKNGRCDLQDVSIENDVEEPRYGVLDDRDEYEPIDDTSDFIQIDRNKCILCNRCVEACNDVQVEGVLRMEGHGGDTRIGFQNGSDTMEGSTCVSCGHCVTVCPTGSLVEKGIEDATTIPLPGFNQKNSVGKVVESADVEKGPMTPMKRDQVTETTRETGGDEERDWP; encoded by the coding sequence ATGAGTTCACACGAACCAGAACCACATTCGGAGTTCGACGTACCGCCACTGACGGAGACGATTGCGCCCGGAACCGCGAGCGACCCCGACGTGACGAGCGCGGAGACCGCGACCGTCACGGTGGACGGCCAGGAGGTCGAGGTCGAAGCGGGTTCGACCCTGCTCGACGCCGTCGAGGAAGTCGAGACCGACGAGTACGTGCCCGCGCTCTGTCACTACGACCGCCAGGACATCGGCCCGCGGAGCGAGTGTCGAACCTGCATGGTCGAGACCGACGAGGGCGTCGTGCCGGCGTGCAGCACGCCCGCCGAGGACGGCCTCGACGTGTCCACGGACGCCGCTCCCGCGTCCGAGGCGCGGGACGTGAACCTCGACCTCGTGCTCTCCGACCACAACCTCCGCTGTACGACGTGCGGGAAGAACGGCCGGTGCGACCTCCAGGACGTCTCCATCGAGAACGACGTGGAGGAACCCCGGTACGGCGTGCTCGACGACCGCGACGAGTACGAACCCATCGACGACACGAGCGACTTCATCCAGATCGACCGCAACAAGTGCATCCTCTGCAACCGCTGCGTGGAGGCGTGTAACGACGTGCAGGTCGAGGGCGTTCTCCGCATGGAGGGCCACGGCGGGGACACCCGCATCGGGTTCCAGAACGGCTCGGACACGATGGAGGGCTCGACCTGTGTCTCCTGCGGGCACTGCGTCACCGTCTGCCCGACCGGGAGTCTCGTCGAGAAAGGCATCGAGGACGCGACGACTATCCCCCTGCCCGGGTTCAATCAGAAGAACAGCGTCGGGAAGGTCGTGGAGTCCGCGGACGTGGAGAAGGGACCGATGACCCCGATGAAGCGCGACCAGGTAACCGAGACCACCCGGGAGACGGGTGGCGACGAGGAGCGTGACTGGCCATGA
- the yqeC gene encoding selenium cofactor biosynthesis protein YqeC: MEFRDALAADGVVVIVGAGGKKTTAFALADRIPRAVVTTTTRVPDLTERVSTFRVTDDPRAAIEAAADFPVGVVAGEYRPGHYQGYDPDTVAGLRDLADAVLVKADGARGREFKAPKEGEPPIPANTDTVLPVASTAVVGDPLTDESVHRPERVAALTDLETGDTIEPEHVAAVLAHPDGGLKNVPADATVIPVLNKVDDQERRDIAEEIASGVHERADVARVALTSHVRDDPLVGVR, translated from the coding sequence ATGGAGTTCCGTGACGCCCTCGCCGCCGACGGCGTCGTCGTCATCGTCGGAGCCGGCGGGAAGAAGACCACGGCGTTCGCGCTCGCCGACCGCATCCCGCGCGCCGTCGTCACCACGACCACCCGCGTCCCCGACCTCACGGAGCGCGTCTCGACGTTCCGCGTGACCGACGACCCGCGCGCCGCAATCGAGGCCGCGGCCGACTTCCCGGTCGGCGTCGTCGCCGGCGAGTACCGGCCCGGCCACTACCAGGGCTACGACCCCGACACCGTCGCCGGCCTCCGCGACCTCGCGGACGCCGTGCTCGTGAAGGCCGACGGCGCGCGCGGCCGCGAGTTCAAGGCCCCCAAGGAGGGCGAACCGCCGATCCCCGCGAACACCGACACCGTCCTCCCCGTCGCCTCCACCGCGGTCGTCGGCGACCCGCTCACCGACGAGTCGGTTCACCGGCCCGAGCGCGTCGCCGCGCTCACCGACCTCGAAACGGGTGACACCATCGAACCCGAGCACGTCGCCGCGGTGCTCGCACACCCCGACGGCGGCCTGAAGAACGTCCCAGCGGACGCGACCGTGATTCCCGTCCTGAACAAAGTCGACGACCAGGAGCGCCGGGATATCGCCGAAGAAATCGCGTCGGGCGTCCACGAGCGCGCGGACGTGGCGCGGGTGGCGCTCACCAGTCACGTCCGCGACGACCCGCTGGTCGGCGTTCGCTAG